A portion of the Chromobacterium sp. IIBBL 290-4 genome contains these proteins:
- a CDS encoding dicarboxylate/amino acid:cation symporter, whose protein sequence is MKLILKLLAGMALGLLLGLFAPPPLAALLATFKSLFGQFIGFMIPLIIVFYIMSGIASLERGSGRMLGLTVGLAYASTILSGVLAFSAASTVLPQWLSGAASAAPQAAEAMAQPLFKLEIKPLFDVMTALTLAFVFGLGIAATGAERLREVAEQGKGIVEKVLARVLVPLLPAYIACVFAEMAAAGAALATLKTFGAVLLLAIALHGLWLAVLYGFSGALLGRNPLSLLRAMLPAYFTALGTMSSAATIPVALRSAGNMRVARPVANFVMPLCATIHLCGSTITLVSCATAVMLMTDGLAVPGWEVMLPFILLLGVTMVAAPGAPGGGVMSALGILSSVLGFPEASLALMIALYLAQDSFGTACNVAGDGVIALWVERLGGLEAAGEPAVQNG, encoded by the coding sequence GTGAAACTGATTCTGAAACTGCTCGCCGGCATGGCGCTGGGCCTGCTGCTGGGCTTGTTCGCGCCGCCGCCGTTGGCCGCGCTGCTGGCCACCTTCAAAAGCCTGTTCGGCCAATTCATCGGCTTCATGATCCCGCTGATCATCGTGTTCTACATCATGAGCGGGATCGCTTCGCTGGAACGCGGTTCCGGCCGCATGCTGGGCCTGACCGTGGGCCTGGCCTACGCGTCCACCATTTTGTCCGGCGTGTTGGCGTTTTCGGCGGCGTCGACCGTGCTGCCGCAATGGCTGTCCGGCGCCGCTTCCGCCGCGCCGCAGGCGGCCGAGGCCATGGCCCAGCCTTTGTTCAAGCTGGAGATCAAGCCGCTGTTCGACGTGATGACGGCGTTGACGCTGGCCTTTGTCTTTGGCCTGGGCATCGCGGCGACGGGGGCGGAGCGGTTGCGAGAAGTGGCCGAGCAGGGCAAGGGCATCGTCGAGAAGGTGCTGGCCCGCGTGCTGGTGCCGCTGCTGCCCGCTTATATCGCCTGCGTGTTCGCCGAAATGGCCGCCGCCGGCGCCGCGCTCGCCACCCTGAAAACCTTCGGCGCGGTGTTGCTGCTCGCCATCGCTCTGCATGGCCTGTGGCTGGCGGTGCTGTATGGTTTCAGCGGCGCCTTGCTGGGCCGCAACCCCTTATCTTTGCTCCGCGCCATGCTGCCAGCCTATTTCACCGCGCTGGGCACCATGTCCTCCGCCGCCACCATCCCGGTGGCGCTGCGTTCCGCCGGCAATATGCGCGTGGCCCGGCCGGTGGCCAATTTTGTGATGCCCTTGTGCGCCACCATCCATCTGTGCGGCTCCACCATCACGCTGGTTAGCTGCGCGACGGCGGTGATGTTGATGACCGATGGCCTGGCGGTGCCGGGTTGGGAGGTGATGCTGCCTTTCATTTTGCTGCTGGGCGTCACCATGGTGGCCGCGCCTGGCGCGCCGGGCGGCGGCGTGATGTCGGCGCTGGGCATTCTTTCCAGCGTGCTGGGTTTTCCCGAGGCCAGCTTGGCGTTGATGATCGCGCTGTATCTGGCGCAAGACAGCTTCGGCACCGCCTGCAATGTGGCTGGCGACGGCGTGATCGCCTTATGGGTGGAGCGCTTGGGCGGTTTGGAGGCTGCGGGCGAACCCGCCGTTCAGAATGGATGA
- a CDS encoding DUF4936 family protein, protein MPCTLYCYFKVESEAEDTLARLKALQGELAAAGWTGQLSRRCDDERTWMETYSGIADRNAFLAIWRGARERHGLGMAAHVEWFQPL, encoded by the coding sequence ATGCCCTGCACGCTGTATTGCTATTTCAAAGTGGAATCGGAAGCGGAAGACACGTTGGCGAGGCTCAAGGCCTTGCAAGGCGAACTGGCGGCCGCCGGCTGGACAGGCCAGCTCTCGCGCCGCTGCGACGACGAGCGCACCTGGATGGAAACTTATTCCGGCATTGCCGACCGAAACGCCTTTCTCGCCATCTGGCGCGGCGCGCGCGAAAGGCATGGCCTGGGCATGGCCGCGCATGTGGAATGGTTTCAGCCGCTGTGA
- a CDS encoding prephenate dehydrogenase/arogenate dehydrogenase family protein: MIDLHAAQVAARQGEQVQQRIDTLVVAGVGLIGGSFALALKRAGRVGRVIGVGRTLANLEKALALGVADEISQDIAEAAARADMVLLACPVGQMGALMAAMAASLRPGCVVTDGGSTKSDVAALYRRHLPHHLPWCVPAHPIAGSDMSGASAAQYGLYENRRVVLTPLEETLAESSETVSELWRACGAEIHAMGAAEHDAVFASVSHLPHLLAFAYVDRVAAKDNAERCFDFAATGFRDFTRIAGSHPEMWTDISLANREALLAELADYQAGLGRLAALLENGDAAGLNQLFGEARAARTRWHQQFLRRG, from the coding sequence ATGATAGACCTTCATGCCGCCCAGGTGGCGGCCAGGCAAGGGGAGCAGGTGCAGCAGCGGATAGACACACTGGTAGTGGCGGGGGTTGGCCTGATCGGCGGTTCCTTCGCGCTGGCGCTCAAGCGCGCCGGCCGCGTGGGACGGGTGATAGGGGTGGGCCGCACGCTGGCCAATCTGGAAAAAGCCTTGGCGCTGGGCGTGGCGGATGAGATCAGCCAGGACATCGCCGAGGCGGCGGCGCGCGCCGACATGGTGTTGCTGGCTTGTCCGGTGGGGCAGATGGGCGCGCTGATGGCGGCGATGGCGGCCAGCCTGCGCCCAGGCTGCGTCGTCACCGACGGCGGCAGCACCAAGAGCGATGTGGCGGCGCTGTATCGCCGGCATCTGCCCCATCATCTGCCATGGTGCGTGCCGGCTCATCCCATCGCCGGCTCGGACATGTCCGGCGCCAGCGCTGCCCAGTATGGCCTGTATGAAAACCGCCGCGTGGTGCTGACCCCGCTGGAGGAAACCCTGGCCGAGTCGTCGGAAACCGTGTCGGAACTGTGGCGCGCCTGCGGGGCCGAGATCCATGCCATGGGCGCGGCCGAGCATGACGCGGTGTTCGCCAGCGTCAGCCATCTGCCGCATTTGCTGGCCTTCGCCTATGTGGACCGGGTGGCGGCCAAGGATAACGCCGAGCGCTGTTTCGATTTCGCCGCCACCGGCTTTCGCGACTTCACCCGCATCGCCGGCAGCCATCCGGAAATGTGGACCGACATCAGCCTGGCCAACCGCGAGGCGCTGCTGGCCGAACTGGCCGATTACCAAGCCGGCTTGGGCCGGCTGGCGGCCTTGCTGGAAAACGGCGATGCCGCCGGGCTGAACCAATTATTCGGCGAGGCGCGCGCGGCGCGCACCCGCTGGCATCAGCAATTTTTGCGAAGGGGCTAG
- a CDS encoding SDR family oxidoreductase produces MSGKVAIVTGGTRGIGAATTRLLVAGSWRVAANYRSDEASAAELKEELGEAVQLFRADVSEEKAIVRLFDDVLCHYGRLDGLVNNAGVTAPMARLESYSAERVEKVLRVNVLGPLLCCREAVRRMSTRHGGDGGAIVNVSSAASRLGSAGEYIDYAASKGAIDTLTLGLAREVAEEGIRVNAVRPGLIATDIHAASGEAGRVERLAPSVPLRRGGEAVEVAEAIVWLLSDAASFCTGSLLDVSGGR; encoded by the coding sequence GTGAGCGGAAAAGTAGCGATCGTGACGGGGGGCACGCGCGGCATCGGCGCGGCGACCACGCGTTTGTTGGTGGCGGGCAGTTGGCGCGTGGCGGCCAACTATCGCTCTGACGAAGCCAGCGCGGCGGAATTGAAAGAGGAGTTGGGCGAGGCGGTGCAATTGTTCCGCGCCGATGTGTCCGAGGAAAAAGCCATCGTCAGGCTGTTTGATGATGTGCTCTGCCATTACGGCCGCCTGGACGGTTTGGTCAACAACGCCGGCGTCACCGCGCCCATGGCCCGTCTGGAGAGCTACAGCGCGGAGCGGGTGGAGAAGGTGCTGCGCGTCAATGTGCTGGGGCCGCTGCTGTGCTGCCGCGAGGCTGTGCGGCGCATGTCCACCCGCCATGGCGGCGACGGCGGCGCCATCGTCAATGTGTCGTCGGCCGCGTCGCGGCTGGGCTCTGCCGGAGAATACATAGACTACGCGGCCAGCAAGGGCGCGATAGACACGCTGACCTTGGGCCTGGCGCGCGAGGTGGCGGAGGAGGGCATTCGCGTCAATGCGGTGCGGCCCGGCTTGATCGCAACCGATATCCATGCCGCCAGCGGCGAAGCGGGCCGAGTGGAACGGCTGGCGCCGTCGGTGCCGCTGCGGCGCGGCGGCGAGGCGGTCGAGGTGGCCGAGGCCATCGTCTGGCTGCTGTCCGACGCGGCGTCGTTTTGCACCGGCAGCCTGCTGGACGTATCGGGCGGCCGTTAA
- a CDS encoding LysR substrate-binding domain-containing protein, with translation MELRHLRYFLAVAEELHFTRAAERLHIGQPPLSQQIQALEAELGAPLFRRHQRKVELTAAGRQLLPRARQILADSAAAMQAVRRAADGEIGELRIGFTSSLPLTPILYHSLQNYRARYPEVKLTLREQFTAGQFEALEKNQLDLGFVRFNGPAPSTLIKVAELHRDRLLAVLPVSHPLASASHVSLGELFQEALIGYPQESGAGLRDVILQLARQAGMPLNIVQEAGEAITQIGLAAAGVGVAILPSPLECVQIPAVRYVPISDEEAYLSMGIATRRDQDSPLVANFLAGVAKD, from the coding sequence ATGGAATTGCGACATCTGCGTTACTTCCTGGCCGTGGCCGAGGAACTGCACTTCACCCGCGCCGCCGAGCGGCTGCACATCGGCCAGCCGCCCTTGAGCCAGCAAATCCAGGCGCTGGAAGCGGAATTGGGCGCGCCGCTGTTCCGCCGCCACCAGCGCAAGGTGGAGCTCACCGCCGCCGGCCGCCAGCTGCTGCCGCGGGCGCGGCAGATCCTGGCCGACAGCGCGGCCGCGATGCAGGCCGTGCGCCGCGCCGCCGATGGCGAAATCGGGGAGCTGCGCATCGGCTTCACCTCGTCACTGCCGCTGACACCCATCCTCTACCACAGCCTGCAAAACTATCGCGCCCGCTACCCGGAAGTGAAATTGACGCTGCGCGAGCAGTTCACCGCCGGTCAATTCGAAGCGCTGGAAAAAAACCAGCTGGACCTCGGCTTCGTCCGCTTCAACGGCCCGGCGCCCAGCACCTTGATAAAGGTGGCGGAGCTGCATCGCGACCGACTGCTGGCAGTGCTGCCGGTCTCCCACCCTTTGGCGTCCGCCAGCCATGTGTCCTTAGGAGAATTGTTCCAGGAAGCGCTGATAGGCTATCCGCAGGAATCCGGCGCCGGCTTGCGCGACGTGATTCTGCAATTGGCGCGGCAAGCGGGCATGCCGCTGAATATCGTGCAGGAGGCGGGAGAAGCCATCACCCAGATCGGGCTGGCGGCGGCCGGCGTCGGCGTCGCCATCCTGCCCTCGCCGCTGGAGTGCGTGCAGATACCCGCGGTGCGTTATGTGCCCATCTCGGACGAGGAGGCTTATCTATCGATGGGCATCGCCACCCGGCGCGACCAGGATTCGCCCTTGGTGGCGAACTTCCTGGCCGGCGTGGCGAAAGATTAA
- a CDS encoding MFS transporter, whose product MSIPVSAVAFSSALSAAEAPSSRLQAGTAAFRATARAMFVGGFCTFAMLYGAQPLMPMFAHDFGLTPAASSGVVSMSTGALALALIPASLLSDRFGRRALMIAALSLGALLTLLSAFVDSFGHFLLLRALFGAALAGLPAVAMAYLSEEVDGKSLGHSMGLYIAGNALGGMCGRFMSSVLADHFGWRGATLALALLGCLGAWLFWRWLPASRHFQSRRQDFARMRREVGSILGDGGLPWLFLTAFLLMGCFVSLYNYLGFRLLAAPFHLSQSMLAWVFSLYVVGIWSSAWVGRLADHLGRRNVLWLMVAMMLAGLALTLADTLWLMAPGIALFTFGFFAGHSVASSWIGLRAREAKALASALYLGAYYLGSSVYGWLSGLMWGSGGWHGVASALAVGLLALLAVALWLRRLQPLPQNA is encoded by the coding sequence GTGTCCATCCCCGTTTCCGCTGTCGCCTTTTCTTCCGCTCTGTCCGCCGCCGAAGCGCCGTCTAGCCGCTTGCAAGCCGGCACCGCCGCTTTCCGCGCCACCGCCCGCGCGATGTTTGTCGGCGGTTTCTGCACCTTCGCCATGCTGTACGGCGCGCAGCCCTTGATGCCGATGTTCGCCCATGATTTCGGCCTGACGCCGGCGGCCTCCAGCGGCGTGGTGTCGATGTCCACCGGCGCGCTGGCCTTGGCGCTGATCCCGGCCAGCTTGCTGTCAGACCGTTTCGGCCGCCGCGCCTTGATGATCGCCGCCTTGTCCCTCGGCGCTTTGTTGACCTTGCTGTCGGCCTTTGTCGATAGCTTCGGCCATTTCCTGCTGTTGCGCGCTTTGTTCGGCGCGGCGCTGGCCGGTTTGCCGGCGGTGGCGATGGCCTATCTGAGCGAGGAAGTGGACGGCAAGTCGCTGGGCCACTCCATGGGGCTGTATATCGCCGGCAATGCCTTGGGCGGGATGTGCGGCCGCTTCATGTCGTCGGTGCTGGCCGATCATTTCGGCTGGCGCGGCGCCACGCTGGCGCTGGCGCTGCTGGGATGTTTGGGGGCTTGGCTATTCTGGCGCTGGCTGCCTGCGTCGCGCCATTTTCAATCCCGCCGTCAGGATTTTGCCCGCATGCGGCGCGAAGTCGGCAGCATTCTGGGCGATGGCGGACTGCCCTGGCTGTTTTTGACCGCCTTTCTGCTGATGGGCTGCTTTGTCAGCCTGTACAACTATCTGGGCTTCCGCTTGTTGGCGGCGCCGTTTCATCTGAGCCAGAGTATGTTGGCCTGGGTGTTTTCGCTGTATGTGGTGGGGATCTGGTCGTCAGCCTGGGTGGGGCGGCTGGCCGACCATTTGGGCCGCCGCAATGTATTGTGGCTGATGGTGGCGATGATGCTGGCCGGACTGGCGCTGACGCTGGCCGATACGCTGTGGCTGATGGCGCCGGGCATCGCGCTGTTCACTTTCGGCTTTTTTGCCGGCCATTCGGTGGCCAGCAGCTGGATAGGCTTGCGGGCTCGCGAGGCGAAGGCTTTGGCGTCGGCCTTGTATCTGGGCGCGTACTATCTGGGCTCCAGCGTGTATGGCTGGTTGTCGGGCCTGATGTGGGGTTCGGGGGGCTGGCATGGCGTGGCCTCGGCCTTGGCGGTCGGTTTATTGGCCTTGCTGGCGGTGGCCTTGTGGTTGCGCCGCCTGCAGCCGCTGCCGCAGAATGCTTAG
- the mnmA gene encoding tRNA 2-thiouridine(34) synthase MnmA → MTGKKRIVVGMSGGVDSSVTAWLLKQQGHEVIGVFMQNWEDDNDDEYCSIKQDALDAMSVADIVGIDMEIVNFAKEYKDRVFSYFLKEYSAGRTPNPDVLCNAEIKFKAFLDYAMELGADCIATGHYARKLEKDGTHYLMKAVDHTKDQSYFLYRLQQHQLAKAMFPLGDIRKTEVRKLAEQAGLPTAAKKDSTGICFIGERPFREFLQRYLPTSPGQMVTPEGKTVGEHIGLMYYTLGQRKGLTIGGSKDGNGEPWFVAGKDIPANKLIVVQGHDHPLLLKPTLSMADLSWTLPSAPAAGEYSAKNRYRMADAACSLSPIVDGQASLTFQEKQWAVTPGQSAVLYDGDICLGGGIIQ, encoded by the coding sequence GTGACGGGTAAGAAACGCATAGTCGTCGGCATGTCCGGCGGCGTGGATTCGTCGGTGACCGCCTGGCTCTTGAAGCAGCAAGGCCATGAAGTGATCGGCGTGTTCATGCAAAACTGGGAAGACGACAACGACGACGAATACTGCTCGATCAAGCAGGACGCGCTGGACGCGATGAGCGTGGCCGACATCGTCGGCATCGACATGGAAATCGTCAACTTCGCCAAGGAATACAAGGACCGCGTGTTCTCGTACTTCCTGAAGGAATATTCGGCCGGCCGCACGCCCAATCCGGACGTGCTGTGCAACGCCGAGATCAAGTTCAAGGCCTTCCTCGATTACGCGATGGAACTGGGCGCCGACTGCATCGCCACCGGCCACTATGCGCGCAAGCTGGAAAAAGACGGTACCCACTACCTGATGAAGGCGGTGGACCACACCAAGGACCAGAGCTACTTCCTGTACCGCTTGCAGCAGCACCAGCTGGCCAAGGCGATGTTCCCGCTGGGCGACATCCGCAAGACCGAAGTGCGCAAGCTGGCCGAGCAGGCAGGCCTGCCCACCGCGGCCAAGAAAGACTCCACCGGCATCTGCTTCATCGGCGAGCGCCCGTTCCGCGAGTTCCTGCAGCGCTATCTGCCCACCTCGCCCGGCCAGATGGTGACGCCGGAAGGCAAGACCGTCGGCGAGCACATCGGCCTGATGTATTACACCCTGGGCCAGCGCAAGGGCCTGACCATAGGCGGCAGCAAGGACGGCAATGGCGAACCCTGGTTCGTCGCCGGCAAGGACATACCAGCCAACAAGCTGATCGTGGTGCAGGGCCACGACCACCCGCTGCTGCTCAAGCCCACGCTCTCCATGGCGGACCTGAGCTGGACGCTGCCTAGCGCGCCCGCCGCTGGCGAATACAGCGCCAAGAACCGCTACCGCATGGCCGACGCGGCTTGCTCGCTGTCGCCCATCGTCGACGGCCAGGCCAGCCTGACCTTCCAGGAAAAGCAATGGGCGGTGACGCCGGGCCAATCGGCCGTGCTATACGATGGCGACATCTGCCTGGGCGGCGGCATCATCCAGTAA